CCCACGCCGCTGCCCTGGACGAACTCGTTTCCGCGTGGACCCGGCAACACAGCCCGCGCGAGGTCATGGAGACCCTCCAGGCTCACGGCGTGACCGCCGGGATGGTGTGTGACGGCACTACCCTGGTCCACGACCCGCACCTGCGCGCCCGCGGCTCCGTGGTCGCGCACGAGCATCCGCGTCAGGGCCGGCTCACGCTGCCCGGCATCGTGACGAAGCTCTCGGAGACGCCGGGAGAGATCCGCCGCCATGCCCCGCTGCTGGGCCAGGACGCCCACTCGGTGCTCAGCGGCCTGCTGGGCATGACCGACGAGCAGATTCGGGGCCTGGAGAACGCCGGCGCGTTTTGACGGTCGATGCCATTCCGTCACTCCCTGTCAATGACGCGGAATTTGGAGTAGAGGAGAGAGGCATGGAGTACAAGGCAATCCTGTTCGAACGAAAGGACGGCATTGCGTACGTGACGCTGAACCGTCCGGAGGTGTTGAACGCGCGCAACCGGCAGATGCGCGAGGAGCTCATCCACGCGGTGACGGCCATCCGGCAGGACCCGGAAGTGCGGGTAGTCATCATTACCGGCGCCGGGGAGCGCTCGTTCTCGGCGGGGCGGGACCTCAAGGAGGCGGCCCAGGAGAAGGTCGGGGTGGTGGCGGCGCGGCAGGCAAAGCTGGAAGTCAGCGACACCGAGATGATCGCCCGGCTCAACAAGCCGGTGATCGCGGCCATCAACGGCTTCGCCCTGGGCGGCGGCTGCGAGCTGGCGCTGGCGTGCGACATCCGGGTGGCGGTGGAGGAGGCCAAGCTAGGGCTGCCCGAGGTTTCCCGCGGCATGATTCCCGGGAGTGGCGGCACCCAGCGGCTGTCCCGGGTGGTGGGGCTCGGCAAGGCGCTGGAGTTGATCCTCACGGGCAGCGTCATCGACGCCCAGGAAGCCTGCCGCATCGGCCTCGTGAACAAGGTAGTGCCGCGGGACGGCCTCATGGCCGCGGCCGAGGAATACGCCCGCGCCATCGCCACCAAGGCGCCCATCGCGGTGGTCTTCGCCAAGGAGGCGGTGCGCGAGGGCTACGAGATGACCCTGGACGAGGGCCTGCGGCTGGAGACCGATCTCTCGGCGCTGCTGCGGACCACCGACGATATCAAGGAGGGGGCGCGGGCCTTCGTGGAGAAGCGCCCGCCGCAGTGGCGGGGCCAGTAAGCGTCCTTCGACTTCGCTCCGCTACGCTCAGGACGAACGGGATGGGGGTTGCCCCCAACCGTTCGTCCTGAGCGTAGCGAGTCCTGAGCTTGTCGAAGGGCGAGCGAAGTCGAAGGACGGTCGGCCCCAAAGACAGGAGACCCCATGGCTGAATACGGTTCCGACCTCATCGTGGACATGCTCAGGAGCCTGGGCATCAAGTACGCGGCGCTGAACCCCGGCGCGAGCTTTCGCGGCATCCACGATTCGCTGGTGAACTACACGCACAACAAGAACCCGGAGATCATCGTTTGCTGCCACGAGGAGATCGCGGTGGCCGTGGCCCACGGCTACGCCAAGGCCAC
Above is a window of Deltaproteobacteria bacterium DNA encoding:
- a CDS encoding enoyl-CoA hydratase/isomerase family protein, producing MEYKAILFERKDGIAYVTLNRPEVLNARNRQMREELIHAVTAIRQDPEVRVVIITGAGERSFSAGRDLKEAAQEKVGVVAARQAKLEVSDTEMIARLNKPVIAAINGFALGGGCELALACDIRVAVEEAKLGLPEVSRGMIPGSGGTQRLSRVVGLGKALELILTGSVIDAQEACRIGLVNKVVPRDGLMAAAEEYARAIATKAPIAVVFAKEAVREGYEMTLDEGLRLETDLSALLRTTDDIKEGARAFVEKRPPQWRGQ